A stretch of the Coprobacillus cateniformis genome encodes the following:
- a CDS encoding 6-phosphofructokinase yields MKKRNCFIGQSGGPTTAINASLAGIIAECIDTQQFAHVYGMINGVKGLLENKYMDLLEIFKSTEDLNHLKHSPAMYLGSCRYKLPEFQEDPQTYQLLFQLFNELEITDFYYIGGNDSMDTVAKLSTYAKTIDSHIRFIGIPKTIDNDLMGTDHTPGFGSAAKYVATSMLEIAYDSSIYKLNAVTIVEIMGRNAGWLTAASALARTAYSDAPDLIYLPEVPFSKKAFLEDIHAVFKKKRSVIIAVSEGIRNENGEFLDSDSKYAKRDAFGHILHSGTGKVLESMVYQEFKCKVRSIELNVLQRCAMHIASAVDLDESFEIGRYAVKTSMAGETSVMMVFNRTSNNPYTIECDFKDVTSIANLEQRIPVEWINEDHNDITQDLYNYLYPLIQGEIAITYENGVPQYANINHLKNN; encoded by the coding sequence ATGAAAAAAAGAAACTGTTTTATTGGACAATCAGGTGGTCCAACAACTGCTATTAATGCTTCATTAGCTGGGATTATTGCAGAATGTATTGATACTCAACAATTTGCTCATGTTTATGGGATGATTAATGGAGTCAAAGGTTTATTAGAAAATAAATATATGGATTTACTTGAAATCTTTAAAAGCACTGAAGATTTAAACCATCTTAAGCATTCTCCTGCTATGTATCTTGGATCATGTCGCTATAAATTGCCAGAGTTTCAAGAAGATCCACAAACATATCAATTGTTATTTCAATTATTTAATGAATTAGAAATCACTGATTTTTATTATATTGGTGGAAATGATTCAATGGATACAGTTGCTAAACTATCAACATATGCGAAAACTATTGATTCTCATATTCGTTTTATTGGCATCCCAAAAACTATTGATAACGACCTTATGGGAACTGACCATACACCAGGATTTGGATCAGCAGCAAAATATGTTGCAACCTCTATGTTAGAAATAGCTTATGACAGCTCTATCTACAAACTCAACGCTGTCACTATCGTCGAAATTATGGGAAGAAACGCTGGATGGTTAACTGCCGCAAGTGCACTTGCAAGAACAGCATATAGCGATGCACCTGACCTCATTTACTTACCAGAAGTTCCCTTTAGCAAGAAAGCCTTTTTAGAAGATATTCATGCAGTGTTCAAAAAAAAGAGAAGTGTTATTATTGCTGTAAGTGAAGGAATTAGAAATGAAAACGGTGAATTCTTAGACTCAGATTCAAAATATGCAAAGCGTGATGCTTTTGGTCATATTCTTCATTCGGGCACAGGAAAAGTATTAGAATCTATGGTCTATCAAGAATTTAAATGCAAGGTAAGAAGTATTGAATTAAATGTTTTACAAAGATGCGCAATGCATATTGCATCAGCTGTTGATTTAGATGAATCATTTGAAATCGGACGTTATGCGGTGAAAACATCTATGGCTGGAGAAACAAGTGTTATGATGGTCTTCAATCGTACCAGCAATAACCCCTATACTATAGAATGTGATTTTAAAGATGTGACTTCAATTGCCAATCTTGAACAGCGTATTCCTGTTGAATGGATTAATGAAGATCATAATGATATCACGCAAGACCTTTACAATTATCTTTATCCATTAATACAAGGCGAGATTGCAATTACATATGAAAATGGTGTTCCACAATATGCAAACATAAATCATTTAAAAAACAATTAA
- a CDS encoding transglutaminase-like domain-containing protein — MKNLILKLPQKQCNICLDFVIIILGVVGLSGGLGYSLYFPEEFVSGLFLLIIFSGIVYLTMLKSYKSGFLCVIIGWIVCFVLSYTSYQFESVIDQLKVVIKFDYFLRFDELFKNAQLVGGIVPILFYLMIGIPIVYLVVSTVTQKKLTYIKLLLCLFIFLFPVFIKHQLNSITSYCVIGFLIYELLFSAILKHQKQQQPILKICFLLFLSFILIFSSINLESNPIFRQSSTSVLTQITNWFDGFFGDSHNGTGLSPSINGGLPTGDITLSHSIALTVQSSEPFSSYLRGYSLAHYENNKWQPVIKNFEDSRSVTLYTNYIKEQYTDVIFQQVKVTPKKSTSYQLVPYFADTQNEIIADSYFKRTDEFFDVFAYDIESLKTLNSFPREQYLDYQQYVEDEYLNVPDQLRENLNQFIDSNLEDNGYLTRKDLTNYSNPIEIANQVQYMLQKQTTYSLKTGELPAGADFVENFLFQTKKGSCTHFATTGALLLRCLGIPSRYVSGFVMKSSDFKDGVAEIRNNRSHAWIEIYYDGIGWIPIDMTPTDSSSGVDSLGTMLDNLTDDSQETPQATNPNTEQPPNQDQPDTQTPIETPDSDILETQEPLWYQGILGYSDYIIRGFIFLAIVFLYRLVSTKAFKLKLRHKSSNQKIILYYQRMKRISRYGGYIQDDIEMLAYKAKFSTHTISDEELKEVEEYYSLFSHQIYKTLPFYRKICFKFILGYL, encoded by the coding sequence ATGAAAAACTTGATTTTAAAGTTACCTCAAAAACAGTGTAACATCTGCTTAGACTTTGTGATTATTATTTTGGGCGTTGTTGGTTTAAGTGGAGGGTTAGGTTATTCTTTGTATTTTCCTGAAGAGTTTGTATCAGGATTATTTCTACTCATTATTTTCTCAGGTATTGTGTATTTGACGATGCTAAAAAGTTATAAATCTGGTTTTTTATGTGTTATTATTGGATGGATTGTTTGTTTTGTTTTAAGTTATACATCTTACCAATTTGAAAGTGTTATTGATCAATTAAAAGTAGTCATTAAGTTTGATTATTTTTTACGGTTTGATGAATTGTTTAAAAATGCTCAATTAGTAGGTGGTATTGTTCCGATATTATTCTACCTTATGATTGGCATTCCCATTGTTTATTTAGTTGTTTCAACTGTTACACAGAAGAAACTTACTTATATCAAATTACTGTTATGTTTATTTATATTTCTTTTTCCAGTATTTATAAAACATCAGTTGAATAGTATAACAAGTTATTGTGTTATTGGTTTTCTGATATATGAATTGTTATTTAGTGCAATATTGAAACATCAAAAACAACAACAACCTATTTTAAAAATATGTTTTCTTCTTTTTTTATCTTTTATTCTCATTTTTTCAAGTATAAATTTAGAATCAAATCCAATTTTTAGACAAAGTTCAACATCAGTGTTGACTCAAATAACCAATTGGTTTGATGGGTTCTTTGGAGATAGTCATAATGGAACTGGGTTAAGTCCCTCAATTAATGGTGGTCTGCCAACAGGAGATATTACACTTAGTCATAGTATAGCTTTAACTGTACAATCTTCTGAACCATTCTCTTCTTATTTAAGAGGATATTCTCTGGCGCATTATGAAAATAATAAATGGCAACCTGTTATTAAAAATTTTGAAGATTCTAGATCTGTGACTCTATATACAAATTATATAAAAGAACAATATACAGATGTAATTTTTCAACAAGTTAAAGTGACTCCAAAAAAATCAACAAGTTATCAGTTAGTTCCATATTTTGCTGATACACAAAATGAAATTATTGCTGATTCGTATTTTAAAAGAACGGATGAATTTTTTGATGTTTTCGCATATGATATAGAATCTTTAAAAACACTGAATAGTTTTCCTCGTGAACAATACTTGGATTATCAGCAATATGTCGAGGATGAATACTTGAATGTCCCAGATCAACTTAGGGAGAATTTAAATCAATTTATTGATTCAAATTTAGAAGATAATGGTTATCTTACGAGAAAAGATTTAACCAATTATTCAAATCCTATAGAAATAGCAAATCAAGTTCAATATATGTTGCAAAAGCAAACAACATATTCATTAAAGACAGGAGAATTGCCTGCTGGAGCAGATTTTGTTGAAAATTTCTTATTTCAAACAAAGAAAGGGAGTTGTACACATTTTGCAACAACGGGAGCTTTATTGTTACGCTGCCTGGGAATTCCATCACGTTATGTCAGCGGATTTGTCATGAAATCTAGTGATTTTAAAGATGGTGTAGCTGAAATTCGTAATAATCGTTCGCATGCATGGATAGAAATATACTATGATGGAATTGGATGGATACCGATAGATATGACACCAACAGATTCATCCTCTGGCGTGGATTCATTAGGTACAATGCTTGATAATTTAACAGATGACAGCCAAGAGACACCTCAAGCAACGAATCCTAACACTGAGCAGCCACCAAATCAAGATCAGCCTGATACTCAAACGCCTATAGAGACACCAGATTCCGATATATTAGAAACACAGGAACCTCTTTGGTACCAGGGTATTTTGGGATATAGTGATTATATAATAAGAGGATTTATTTTTTTAGCAATTGTTTTCCTTTATAGATTGGTTTCAACAAAAGCATTTAAGCTCAAATTGAGGCATAAATCATCAAATCAAAAAATCATTCTTTATTATCAAAGAATGAAACGTATCTCTCGTTATGGAGGATATATTCAGGATGATATTGAAATGTTGGCATATAAGGCGAAATTCTCAACCCATACAATAAGTGATGAAGAATTAAAAGAGGTTGAAGAATATTATTCTTTATTCTCACACCAAATATATAAGACTCTGCCATTTTATAGGAAAATTTGTTTTAAATTTATATTAGGTTATTTATAA
- a CDS encoding DUF58 domain-containing protein: MRMTDVIVTCHRSILERHENLYMTFTRVDKSLFHCGSLIVDYSVIDSLGKVIYRRKQKIYDQLAMDALTIDDCGYYYVQIHHIYCFDLLGCIHFKRSSNQHAYFYVFPSLIPIDMQLENTVGFTQESTEYSPYQSGEDYLEIFDLRPYHEHDSLRHIHWKASLKKDELFVKIGSQPIVKKILLAVELHHMREDNQALDRFYSLCSLLLKRQVHFEILCPQSHTEGMVPELILNQEHLRECMKRILKDMSLKYQSALAQNHDYLSVFVVSSQGIEVYEK, encoded by the coding sequence ATGAGAATGACGGATGTCATTGTAACATGTCATCGTTCTATTCTAGAGCGACATGAAAATCTTTATATGACATTTACAAGAGTGGATAAGAGTTTGTTCCATTGTGGTTCATTGATTGTTGATTATAGTGTTATTGATAGTTTAGGAAAAGTCATCTATCGTCGCAAACAGAAAATCTATGATCAACTCGCCATGGATGCTTTAACAATTGATGACTGTGGTTATTATTATGTTCAAATCCATCATATTTATTGCTTTGATTTGCTTGGTTGTATTCATTTCAAAAGAAGCTCAAATCAACATGCTTACTTCTATGTCTTTCCATCATTGATACCTATAGATATGCAATTAGAAAATACTGTTGGATTTACACAAGAGTCTACTGAATATTCGCCTTATCAGTCAGGTGAAGATTATTTGGAAATTTTTGATTTACGTCCATATCATGAACATGATTCATTGAGACATATTCACTGGAAAGCTTCTTTGAAAAAAGATGAGTTATTTGTAAAAATAGGAAGTCAACCTATTGTTAAAAAAATACTATTGGCTGTTGAACTTCATCACATGAGAGAAGATAATCAAGCTTTGGATAGGTTTTATTCACTCTGTTCTTTATTATTGAAAAGACAAGTTCATTTTGAAATTTTATGTCCTCAATCACATACTGAGGGGATGGTACCAGAACTGATTTTAAATCAAGAACATTTGCGAGAATGTATGAAAAGAATATTGAAAGATATGAGTTTAAAATATCAAAGTGCTTTAGCACAAAATCATGATTATCTGAGTGTCTTTGTTGTCTCTAGTCAAGGAATTGAGGTGTATGAAAAATGA
- a CDS encoding AAA family ATPase, with translation MKEIKQVIEEIKKAVVGKDEIIEKIIMTLLARGHILLEDIPGVGKTNLALALSKSMTLDYHRVQLTTDVLPSDIVGFTMYNPQKNTFEYKEGIAFCHLLLADEINRTSSKTQAALLELMEEGKMTVDGNTYVLPEPFFVIATQNPFGSAGTQLLPDSQLDRFMVRLNLGYPSITDEVEIMKNRQISNPLDTIQAIITPQMMTTFQKQVDQVFISDEIYYYIVAIVDATRHNEYIEQGASPRGSLATMKVAKACAFMHDRDYVIPSDVKDVVHMVLAHRIILNYDAKMKEMSAYSLLDDILDHIREPGIE, from the coding sequence ATGAAAGAAATAAAACAAGTAATTGAAGAAATAAAAAAAGCAGTTGTTGGTAAAGATGAAATCATTGAAAAAATTATCATGACGTTATTGGCACGAGGCCATATTTTATTAGAAGATATACCTGGAGTGGGAAAAACAAATTTAGCATTAGCACTATCTAAGAGTATGACACTAGATTATCATCGTGTTCAATTAACAACAGATGTCTTGCCCAGTGATATTGTTGGTTTTACGATGTATAATCCTCAAAAAAACACTTTTGAATATAAGGAAGGTATAGCATTTTGTCATTTGCTGCTAGCTGATGAAATTAATCGTACTTCTAGTAAAACACAAGCTGCATTACTTGAGTTAATGGAAGAAGGGAAGATGACTGTTGATGGAAATACATATGTTTTACCAGAACCATTCTTTGTGATTGCAACACAAAATCCTTTTGGTTCTGCTGGAACACAGTTGTTGCCAGATTCACAGTTGGATCGTTTTATGGTTAGATTGAATTTGGGATATCCTAGTATTACTGATGAAGTTGAAATTATGAAAAATCGTCAGATAAGTAATCCGCTAGATACGATTCAAGCAATAATAACACCTCAAATGATGACAACTTTTCAAAAACAGGTTGATCAGGTTTTCATAAGTGATGAAATATACTACTATATTGTTGCTATTGTTGATGCGACAAGACACAATGAATATATTGAACAGGGAGCTAGTCCACGTGGCTCATTAGCAACTATGAAGGTTGCCAAGGCATGTGCTTTTATGCATGATAGAGATTATGTTATTCCATCAGATGTAAAAGACGTTGTACATATGGTACTTGCCCATCGCATCATTTTAAATTATGATGCAAAAATGAAGGAAATGTCAGCTTATAGTTTGTTAGATGATATTCTTGATCACATTCGAGAGCCAGGTATTGAATAA
- a CDS encoding ABC transporter permease has product MIVFKNYLKVAKSFLPIIIVYTLIFVGIATISSTSGAQNTDAFEASESRIAFINHDQESSFINSFQKYIKENAEYVNIQDSDEELRDALFFRKVDYIMIIPKGFTDDFLNNKDVKIETMEVPDSYNSMYSKTLMNKYLNTAKLYLKADIADDKLTQYVSRDLNIHTDVDFHNVVVDNNIAKATTFYNFANYTLLAIIIVVVSMVMISFNEEKIRRRNLVSSISYQSFNRQLLLGNIITSIGVWSLYVIASFALYGATMLTNAGLLLILNSFVLVIFILVFSFFLTTVTHNRELVSGISTVVGLGTSFIAGAFVPQEFLAPFVLNIAKLTPSYWFIDGNNKIASLSGYSWTELQPIIMNMAIILGFAVLFYILIQLVSRLKLKKS; this is encoded by the coding sequence ATGATAGTCTTTAAAAATTATTTGAAGGTCGCAAAATCTTTTCTTCCAATTATTATAGTATATACACTTATATTTGTTGGAATAGCTACTATATCTTCAACGAGTGGTGCTCAAAATACTGATGCTTTTGAAGCGAGTGAATCACGCATAGCATTTATAAATCACGATCAAGAATCATCATTTATAAATTCCTTTCAAAAATATATTAAAGAGAATGCTGAGTATGTTAATATTCAGGATAGTGATGAGGAACTTAGAGATGCATTGTTCTTTAGAAAAGTTGATTATATTATGATCATTCCTAAAGGATTCACTGATGATTTTTTAAACAATAAAGATGTGAAAATTGAAACAATGGAAGTGCCAGATTCATATAATTCTATGTATTCTAAGACTTTGATGAATAAATATTTAAATACTGCTAAACTTTATTTAAAGGCAGATATAGCAGATGATAAATTGACTCAATATGTGAGTAGAGATTTAAATATTCATACTGACGTTGATTTCCATAATGTTGTTGTTGATAACAACATTGCAAAAGCGACCACTTTCTATAATTTTGCAAATTATACGTTGCTGGCAATTATTATTGTTGTTGTCTCAATGGTGATGATTTCTTTTAATGAAGAAAAAATTCGTCGTAGAAATTTGGTGTCATCAATTTCATATCAGAGTTTTAATCGTCAACTTCTATTAGGAAATATTATCACATCCATAGGAGTATGGTCATTATATGTGATAGCAAGTTTTGCATTATATGGAGCAACAATGTTAACCAATGCAGGACTATTGCTGATATTAAATTCTTTTGTTTTGGTTATCTTTATACTTGTCTTTAGTTTCTTCCTGACGACTGTTACACATAATCGTGAATTGGTAAGCGGAATATCAACGGTTGTTGGGTTAGGAACGAGTTTCATTGCAGGGGCATTTGTTCCCCAAGAGTTTTTAGCACCATTTGTTTTAAATATTGCTAAGTTGACACCATCTTACTGGTTTATTGATGGCAATAATAAAATTGCTAGTTTGTCTGGCTATTCTTGGACTGAGTTACAGCCAATCATAATGAATATGGCAATAATATTAGGGTTTGCAGTCTTATTTTATATCTTAATTCAATTGGTAAGTCGTTTAAAATTAAAGAAATCTTAA
- a CDS encoding ABC transporter permease, protein MHSFIYQAKLLFRDRTMMFWTFLFPLILATFFNLAFSKLNSSEGFEPSKLAVVEVKENKELKSLLNELSKETDDQLLDVQYVSLTQAQQLLSDEDIDGYLTIDNTLKISVKENGIAQTIIQSVIDSYQQTTHTMNSIAKENPQALVQIIQEDLNMNQDYFESRQMSSLDVTVIYFYTLIGMTCMYGGFWGLKVSTNIEANLSRQGTRIQVAPVSKVKMILTGNIAAFIMQYLAMLLLLGYLTLGLNIAFGDQIGYILLLMAVGSYVGITLGNLIGNLFKCSENTKISILTSASLFCSFLSGMMVIDLKYIIQENVPILGYINPVSVITDALYALYYYPTYERFLLNVSILAVMGVILTMISVLLSRRKKYDSL, encoded by the coding sequence ATGCATAGTTTTATTTATCAGGCAAAACTGCTTTTTAGAGACAGAACAATGATGTTCTGGACATTCTTATTTCCCTTAATTCTTGCAACCTTCTTTAATTTGGCATTTTCAAAATTAAATTCAAGTGAAGGATTCGAACCATCGAAACTGGCTGTTGTTGAAGTCAAAGAAAACAAGGAATTAAAATCATTATTAAATGAATTATCTAAAGAAACTGATGATCAATTATTAGATGTTCAATATGTTTCTTTAACACAGGCACAACAGTTATTGTCTGATGAAGACATTGATGGGTATTTAACAATTGATAATACATTAAAAATATCAGTAAAAGAAAATGGGATTGCTCAAACGATTATTCAAAGTGTTATTGATAGTTATCAGCAAACGACACATACAATGAATTCGATTGCTAAAGAAAATCCTCAAGCATTAGTACAAATTATTCAAGAAGATTTGAATATGAATCAAGATTATTTTGAAAGTCGTCAAATGTCTTCTTTAGATGTTACGGTGATTTACTTTTATACTTTAATAGGAATGACTTGTATGTATGGTGGTTTCTGGGGATTAAAGGTATCCACTAATATAGAGGCAAACCTTTCTCGACAAGGAACACGTATACAGGTTGCCCCTGTTTCCAAAGTTAAAATGATTTTAACAGGAAATATAGCTGCATTTATTATGCAATATCTTGCAATGTTATTGCTTTTAGGATATTTAACACTAGGACTAAATATTGCTTTTGGAGATCAAATTGGGTATATTCTCCTATTAATGGCAGTAGGAAGTTATGTAGGAATTACACTTGGTAATTTAATTGGCAATTTATTTAAATGTTCAGAGAATACAAAGATATCTATATTAACATCAGCATCACTTTTTTGTTCTTTCTTATCAGGAATGATGGTGATTGATTTAAAATATATTATTCAGGAAAATGTACCTATTTTAGGGTATATCAATCCTGTTAGTGTGATTACTGATGCACTTTATGCTTTGTATTACTATCCAACATATGAGCGCTTCTTGCTAAATGTTTCAATATTAGCTGTTATGGGAGTTATTCTTACAATGATTTCAGTTCTTTTATCAAGGAGGAAAAAATATGATAGTCTTTAA
- a CDS encoding ABC transporter ATP-binding protein yields the protein MNNVIEIKNLTKRYGDLVALDHFNLTVKEGEILGLLGPNGSGKSTCINTILSLLNFDEGSIRIFNKEMSPSAYDIKSKIGVVFQDVAVFEELNVKENIDYFCGLYIKDKAIRQQYVEDAIALVGLEEFKKFKPKQLSGGLLRRLNIACGIAHKPHLIFLDEPTVAVDPQSRNHILEGIKILNENGATIVYTTHYMEEVEQLCHEIVIMDKGKVIAHGTNDDLKNQIQLGERVTLVVEKDEIDLIEELRQNPEILSVEQIQNTIHISYCTKENNLGKLIDVLREHHIQYNSVFSERPTLNDVFLELTGKELRD from the coding sequence ATGAATAATGTTATAGAGATTAAGAATTTAACAAAACGTTATGGTGATCTGGTTGCTTTAGATCATTTTAACTTAACAGTCAAAGAAGGGGAAATTTTAGGGTTGTTAGGACCCAATGGGAGTGGGAAGTCAACTTGTATTAATACCATTCTTTCTTTATTAAATTTTGATGAAGGAAGTATTCGTATTTTTAATAAGGAAATGAGTCCAAGTGCATATGATATCAAATCTAAAATTGGAGTTGTATTTCAAGATGTTGCTGTATTTGAAGAACTCAATGTCAAAGAAAATATTGATTATTTTTGTGGTTTATACATTAAGGATAAAGCAATCAGACAACAATATGTGGAAGATGCTATTGCATTGGTAGGATTAGAAGAATTTAAGAAATTTAAACCTAAACAATTAAGCGGGGGATTATTACGAAGATTAAATATTGCATGTGGGATTGCACATAAACCTCATTTGATTTTTCTTGATGAACCTACTGTTGCAGTAGATCCACAGAGCCGTAATCACATTTTAGAAGGGATTAAAATATTAAATGAGAATGGAGCAACTATTGTTTATACTACTCATTACATGGAGGAAGTTGAACAATTATGTCATGAAATTGTTATTATGGATAAGGGAAAGGTCATTGCTCATGGAACCAATGATGACCTAAAAAATCAAATTCAACTTGGAGAGAGAGTCACACTTGTGGTTGAAAAAGATGAAATTGATTTGATTGAAGAATTACGTCAGAATCCGGAAATATTAAGTGTTGAACAAATCCAAAATACAATTCATATTTCTTACTGTACCAAAGAAAATAATTTAGGAAAATTGATTGATGTCTTAAGGGAACATCATATTCAATATAATAGTGTTTTTAGTGAAAGACCAACACTTAATGATGTCTTTTTAGAATTGACAGGAAAAGAGTTAAGGGATTAA
- a CDS encoding LytTR family DNA-binding domain-containing protein, with amino-acid sequence MKISIEEVKECEEVEIIIRCPIQNQDINKIIELLEHDSIKLQCKKERDIYQVNIVDIYYIETIDEKTFAYSRDDVYEVSKKLYELEKKLNSHGFIRISKSCLLNLEYLDHIRALLNGKYEATLLNQEKLIISRKYITDFKKAFEG; translated from the coding sequence ATGAAGATTTCGATTGAGGAAGTCAAGGAGTGCGAAGAGGTGGAAATTATTATTCGCTGTCCTATTCAAAATCAAGATATTAATAAAATTATTGAACTTTTAGAACATGATAGCATAAAACTTCAATGTAAGAAAGAACGAGATATCTATCAAGTCAATATAGTTGATATATATTATATTGAAACAATTGATGAAAAGACATTTGCTTATAGTCGTGATGATGTTTATGAAGTTTCTAAAAAACTTTATGAATTAGAAAAGAAACTAAATTCCCATGGTTTTATTCGAATTAGTAAATCATGTCTCTTGAATTTAGAATATTTGGACCATATTAGAGCTTTGCTTAATGGAAAATATGAAGCCACACTTCTAAACCAGGAAAAGTTAATTATCAGTAGAAAATATATAACTGATTTTAAAAAGGCATTTGAGGGATAG